The following are encoded together in the Cyanobacterium aponinum PCC 10605 genome:
- the eno gene encoding phosphopyruvate hydratase translates to MLEQESMLIEDITAREILDSRGKPTVEAEVRLESGAVGIAQVPSGASTGTFEAHELRDGDSRRYEGKGVLKAVDNIIEKITPVLLSLDAFDQVAVDTAMIDRDGSTNKKNLGANAILAVSLANAKAAAAELGIPLYRYLGGPLANVLPVPMMNVLNGGSHANNNVDFQEFMIMPVGAESFSEALRWGAEIFGCLSKVLKDKNLLTGVGDEGGYAPNLGSNQEALDLLVAAIESAGYKPGTDVALAMDVAASEFYKDGQYVYDGSAHSPSEFIAYLEELVSKYPIISIEDGLQEEDWDNWKILTEKLGSKIQLVGDDLFVTNPTRLQKGIDLGVANSILIKLNQIGTLTETLRTIDLATRKGYTSVISHRSGETEDTTIADLAVATRAGQIKTGSLCRSERVAKYNRLLRIEHELGDRAIYAPKVGLGPLV, encoded by the coding sequence ATGTTAGAACAAGAGTCCATGTTAATTGAAGATATTACCGCTAGAGAAATTTTAGATTCTCGAGGAAAACCTACTGTAGAAGCTGAAGTGCGTTTAGAAAGCGGTGCTGTGGGTATTGCTCAAGTTCCTAGTGGTGCTTCTACTGGCACATTTGAAGCCCATGAATTGCGCGACGGGGATTCTCGTCGTTACGAAGGTAAAGGAGTTTTAAAAGCAGTAGATAACATCATTGAAAAAATTACCCCTGTACTGTTAAGTTTAGATGCTTTTGATCAAGTTGCTGTGGATACAGCAATGATTGATAGAGATGGTTCAACAAATAAGAAAAATTTAGGGGCAAACGCAATCTTAGCGGTTTCTTTGGCTAATGCAAAAGCGGCGGCCGCTGAGTTGGGCATTCCTTTATATCGTTATTTAGGAGGTCCTCTGGCTAATGTTTTACCTGTGCCAATGATGAACGTTTTAAATGGTGGTTCTCATGCCAATAATAACGTGGATTTTCAGGAATTTATGATTATGCCTGTTGGGGCAGAGTCTTTTTCTGAGGCTTTAAGATGGGGTGCTGAAATTTTTGGTTGTTTGAGTAAAGTCTTAAAAGATAAAAACTTACTAACTGGTGTGGGTGACGAAGGCGGTTATGCTCCTAATTTGGGTTCTAACCAAGAAGCTCTCGATTTGTTAGTAGCTGCGATCGAATCTGCTGGTTACAAACCTGGCACAGATGTAGCTTTAGCGATGGATGTAGCGGCAAGTGAATTTTACAAAGATGGACAATATGTCTATGATGGTTCTGCCCATTCTCCCAGTGAGTTTATCGCATATTTAGAAGAATTAGTAAGTAAATATCCAATTATTTCCATTGAAGACGGTTTACAAGAAGAAGATTGGGATAACTGGAAAATTTTGACCGAAAAATTAGGTTCAAAAATTCAATTAGTGGGAGATGACTTATTCGTAACTAATCCTACCCGTTTGCAAAAAGGTATCGATTTAGGAGTTGCAAATTCCATTTTAATCAAATTAAATCAAATTGGTACTTTAACCGAAACTTTACGCACTATAGATTTAGCTACCCGCAAGGGATACACTTCTGTAATTAGTCATCGCTCTGGAGAAACAGAAGATACTACTATTGCTGATTTAGCTGTTGCTACCCGTGCAGGGCAGATTAAAACAGGTTCTTTGTGCCGTAGTGAGAGAGTGGCTAAATATAATAGATTATTGCGCATTGAGCATGAATTGGGCGATCGAGCCATTTACGCTCCCAAAGTTGGTTTAGGACCTCTTGTCTAA
- a CDS encoding DUF6272 family protein, with translation MGHRMQTFGNFIDKFPPEQDSLELTFTPTSVPLKKRWRNNRLSAYFIADYFTTFLPLDDSQIEEQKRIHESKSAVSYVANELLENAMKYNYEEAHSQIKFGVHFLQNSSLIAVVFASNSVTVNNQKKLENFIHKLQNNDPENLYIEHLEKNALEEDQCSGLGILTIINDYNAEIGWKFEKMSSQNHDSFFLVTTMVQIEV, from the coding sequence ATGGGTCATAGGATGCAAACTTTTGGTAACTTTATTGATAAATTTCCTCCAGAACAAGATTCCCTAGAATTAACCTTTACGCCGACTTCTGTTCCTCTTAAAAAACGTTGGCGAAATAATCGCTTATCTGCTTATTTTATTGCAGATTATTTTACTACTTTTTTACCTTTGGATGATAGCCAAATAGAAGAGCAAAAACGCATTCATGAGAGTAAATCGGCAGTTTCTTATGTGGCTAACGAACTATTAGAAAATGCGATGAAATATAATTACGAAGAAGCCCATTCCCAAATAAAATTTGGAGTTCATTTTCTACAAAATAGTAGTTTAATTGCTGTCGTTTTTGCCAGTAATAGTGTCACTGTCAATAATCAGAAAAAATTAGAGAATTTTATTCATAAATTGCAAAATAATGACCCAGAAAACCTATACATAGAACACTTAGAAAAAAACGCTTTAGAAGAAGATCAGTGTTCTGGTTTGGGTATTTTAACCATTATCAATGACTACAACGCAGAAATAGGTTGGAAGTTTGAAAAAATGTCTTCTCAAAACCATGATAGTTTTTTTCTAGTAACGACAATGGTGCAGATAGAAGTTTAA
- a CDS encoding slr1659 superfamily regulator, with translation MQDKKIQGEDYLVEFNADNWAVIFKGELSLSGPQEYSPIKDLLESVADNDPENMTINLKELHFLNSSGISMLSKFVISLRKKKKLQLIILGSEQIPWQKKSLKNLQKFLPGLKLEIN, from the coding sequence ATGCAAGATAAAAAAATCCAAGGAGAAGATTATTTAGTAGAGTTTAACGCTGATAATTGGGCTGTTATATTCAAAGGAGAATTAAGTTTAAGTGGTCCTCAAGAATATTCTCCTATCAAAGATTTACTAGAATCAGTAGCAGATAATGACCCAGAAAATATGACTATTAACCTTAAAGAGCTACATTTTTTAAACAGTTCTGGTATTAGTATGTTATCAAAGTTCGTAATTAGTTTGAGAAAAAAAAAGAAATTACAATTAATTATTTTGGGTTCAGAACAGATTCCTTGGCAAAAAAAATCTCTCAAAAATTTACAGAAATTTTTACCAGGTTTGAAATTGGAAATAAATTAA
- a CDS encoding asparaginase, with amino-acid sequence MTKLKRPSYPRLEIHLLREGIVESIHQAEVVVADDRGRVLAVAGDAETFSFMRSAMKPFQALAVTSTGVIERFDLDDQDLAIICSSHQGTIEQARQVFNILWRADIEPSFLKCPIPAGKNSALQHNCSGKHAGMLATCKQRNWNLDTYYYKSNPIQELILHKIAELLSIPADEIMSARDDCGVPTYALELSQMATLYAKLASGNSIDLERIVRAMTNHPTMVAGEGAFDTELMNLTDGRLVSKSGAEGIQCVGNIGQNMGLAIKVLDGAKRAKYATAIHVLKQMGWITPAVAENLGEMFLRIDDYRRLEVAGELTLL; translated from the coding sequence ATGACTAAATTAAAACGCCCTAGCTACCCTCGCTTAGAAATACATCTCCTTAGAGAAGGAATTGTCGAATCAATACATCAAGCTGAGGTTGTGGTTGCTGATGATCGAGGAAGAGTTCTTGCAGTTGCCGGGGATGCGGAAACATTCTCTTTTATGCGTTCGGCAATGAAACCTTTTCAAGCTCTTGCTGTTACTAGTACAGGAGTTATTGAGCGTTTTGATTTAGATGATCAGGATTTAGCTATTATTTGTAGTTCTCATCAGGGTACTATTGAACAAGCTAGGCAGGTTTTTAATATACTTTGGCGTGCGGATATTGAGCCTAGTTTTTTGAAATGTCCCATTCCTGCGGGAAAAAATAGTGCTTTACAACATAATTGCTCAGGAAAACACGCTGGAATGTTAGCTACTTGTAAACAGAGAAATTGGAATTTAGATACCTACTACTATAAGTCTAATCCGATTCAAGAGTTAATATTACATAAAATTGCTGAATTATTGTCTATTCCAGCCGATGAGATTATGAGTGCGAGAGATGATTGTGGTGTGCCTACCTATGCTCTGGAATTGTCGCAAATGGCAACTCTTTACGCTAAGTTAGCTAGTGGTAATAGTATTGATTTAGAACGAATTGTCAGAGCAATGACCAATCACCCCACCATGGTAGCAGGAGAGGGTGCTTTTGACACTGAATTAATGAATTTAACCGATGGCAGATTGGTTAGTAAGTCAGGGGCCGAAGGTATTCAATGTGTGGGAAATATTGGACAGAATATGGGATTAGCAATTAAGGTTTTGGATGGTGCAAAAAGGGCAAAATATGCCACTGCAATTCATGTTTTAAAACAAATGGGGTGGATAACTCCTGCGGTGGCAGAAAATTTAGGAGAAATGTTCTTAAGAATTGATGATTATAGAAGGTTGGAAGTGGCAGGGGAATTAACTTTATTGTAA
- the apcB gene encoding allophycocyanin subunit beta, protein MLVDAVTSLIKNYDVTGRYLDRNALDSLKSYFQSGTTRIKLATMINGNSPDIVKNASRQLFEEVPELIRAGGNAYTTRRYSACLRDMDYYLRYASYALVAGDNAILDERVLQGLKETYNSLGVPVGPTVRGIQIMKEMIKDMAFQAGMDDVNLVDAPFDHLTRELSDISV, encoded by the coding sequence ATGTTAGTTGATGCTGTCACCAGTTTAATCAAAAACTATGATGTTACGGGGCGCTATTTGGATCGTAATGCCCTAGATTCTTTAAAATCTTATTTTCAGTCTGGTACTACCAGAATTAAACTTGCTACGATGATTAACGGTAACTCTCCCGACATCGTCAAAAATGCTTCTCGTCAATTATTTGAGGAAGTACCCGAATTAATCCGTGCCGGAGGTAATGCTTATACTACTCGTCGTTATTCGGCTTGTTTAAGAGATATGGACTATTATCTTCGCTATGCTAGTTATGCTTTAGTGGCAGGAGATAACGCTATTTTAGATGAGCGTGTTTTACAGGGTTTAAAGGAAACCTATAACTCTTTAGGTGTACCTGTTGGCCCTACTGTGCGCGGTATTCAAATCATGAAAGAAATGATTAAGGATATGGCATTTCAAGCGGGAATGGATGATGTTAATTTAGTGGATGCTCCTTTTGATCATCTTACTCGTGAGTTAAGTGATATTTCTGTTTAG
- a CDS encoding FAD-binding oxidoreductase, giving the protein MINYKIVQEELGNIKQITEEEKIKKLSQDYYYFSPILSEKLADKTGDLVLQPTSEDEILHIAKICVKHQIPITIRGAGTGNYGQCIPLNGGIILDMTEMNKIQWIKSGIARVEAGVKMSILEREANKQGWELRMIPSTYKIATLGGFIGGGSGGIGSINYGQLRDRGNVHKVKVVTLEKEPRIIELIGDETQQINHAYGTNGIITEIEIPLAPAYNWSDFIVVFDDFMNAVKFGQVLSDSDGIIKKLVSIHAYPIPNYFLALKPYLPQGKSCAFLTIADNSFLPLQELVKEFRGEITYNPQDKQEKPLQLIEFTWNHTTFHARNIDPNLTYLQTFFWNLEQVEKMYKHFGDEVMIHLEFLRVGGKAIPAGLQLVKFTSEKRLNEIIKYHEDNGANIANPHTYILEDGGRKKVEPEQLKFKRMVDPFGLMNQGKMRAWNQ; this is encoded by the coding sequence ATGATTAATTATAAAATAGTCCAAGAAGAATTAGGAAATATTAAGCAAATTACGGAAGAAGAAAAAATAAAAAAACTCTCTCAAGATTACTATTATTTTAGTCCAATATTGTCAGAAAAATTAGCTGATAAAACAGGAGATTTAGTCCTACAACCAACTAGCGAAGACGAAATTCTGCACATTGCCAAAATTTGTGTCAAGCATCAAATTCCAATTACTATTAGAGGGGCAGGCACAGGCAATTATGGTCAGTGTATCCCTCTCAATGGGGGAATTATACTAGACATGACAGAAATGAATAAAATTCAGTGGATAAAGTCTGGTATTGCCCGTGTTGAAGCGGGAGTAAAAATGAGTATTTTGGAAAGGGAAGCTAATAAGCAAGGATGGGAATTGAGAATGATTCCTTCTACCTATAAAATTGCTACTTTAGGGGGATTTATTGGCGGTGGTAGTGGTGGAATTGGTTCAATTAATTATGGTCAATTAAGAGATAGGGGAAATGTGCATAAAGTTAAAGTTGTTACTTTAGAAAAAGAACCAAGAATTATTGAATTAATAGGAGATGAAACTCAACAAATTAATCATGCTTACGGTACAAATGGTATTATTACGGAAATAGAAATTCCTCTTGCTCCTGCCTATAATTGGTCAGATTTTATTGTAGTTTTTGATGATTTTATGAACGCTGTAAAATTTGGTCAAGTCTTATCTGATAGTGATGGAATTATTAAAAAATTAGTTAGTATTCACGCTTACCCTATTCCTAACTATTTTCTTGCTCTTAAACCTTATTTACCCCAAGGAAAAAGTTGTGCTTTTTTAACTATTGCTGATAATTCTTTTTTACCTTTACAAGAATTAGTAAAAGAATTTAGAGGGGAAATAACTTATAATCCTCAAGATAAACAAGAAAAACCTTTACAGCTTATTGAATTTACTTGGAATCACACCACATTTCATGCTAGAAATATTGACCCAAATTTGACATATTTACAAACTTTCTTTTGGAATTTAGAGCAAGTAGAGAAAATGTACAAACACTTTGGGGATGAAGTGATGATTCATTTGGAATTTTTAAGGGTAGGAGGAAAAGCAATTCCTGCAGGATTACAGTTAGTTAAATTCACTTCAGAAAAACGACTTAATGAGATTATTAAATATCATGAAGATAATGGAGCAAATATTGCCAATCCACACACTTATATTTTAGAAGATGGAGGCAGAAAAAAAGTAGAACCTGAACAACTTAAGTTTAAGCGAATGGTTGATCCTTTTGGCTTAATGAATCAGGGTAAAATGAGAGCATGGAATCAATAA
- a CDS encoding TetR/AcrR family transcriptional regulator: MPTQTFFNLPEAKQQIIIEKSLEQFANHSYEAVSISRIVQEARIAKGSFYQYFEGKEDLYLYLVDIGIARQKSFIENADLPPIENGFFPYLRSLLKTSLDFQLSHPHFTQILFRLPNYGDIPFRDEVFHRTKAVSIAFIKEKIEYAIALGQLPKYLNPDMVAFMIVTLGNELRQFIPRHLGIKVEKLVKEDTPLDVNAINQTLDDFVSTLEKGIGKD, encoded by the coding sequence ATGCCAACTCAAACTTTTTTTAATTTACCAGAAGCAAAGCAACAAATAATCATTGAAAAATCTCTTGAACAATTTGCTAATCACAGTTATGAAGCGGTATCTATATCTCGAATCGTGCAAGAAGCAAGAATTGCGAAAGGTAGTTTTTATCAATATTTTGAAGGGAAAGAAGATTTATATTTATACTTAGTTGATATTGGAATTGCTAGACAAAAATCTTTTATTGAAAATGCTGATTTACCACCTATTGAAAATGGTTTTTTTCCTTATTTAAGATCTCTATTAAAAACAAGTCTTGATTTTCAACTAAGTCATCCCCATTTTACACAAATTTTATTTAGATTACCTAATTATGGAGATATTCCTTTCCGTGACGAAGTTTTTCACCGCACAAAAGCTGTTTCTATTGCCTTTATTAAAGAAAAAATTGAATATGCGATCGCACTTGGACAATTACCAAAGTATCTTAATCCTGATATGGTAGCTTTTATGATCGTAACCTTGGGCAATGAATTAAGACAATTTATCCCCAGACATTTAGGAATAAAAGTGGAAAAATTAGTCAAAGAAGATACACCACTAGATGTTAATGCTATTAACCAAACCCTTGATGATTTCGTCAGCACCCTTGAAAAAGGTATCGGTAAAGATTAA
- a CDS encoding DUF3887 domain-containing protein, with the protein MKISRFIAVGTLSVLLGGFSYQTSGYAQKLHLPFLTAQSNTQDTSAILKEKAETMIELFFAQDFEKITPYATPELRDDLSQERMERLWNRVNTKNGKFKARKQTQVIETPGSDLVFVTLEFENVTEDWIVIFNDSQEVVGVDFPNIENIETIAQRFVEDIAEGNYSEARGFLHPFLKESIFSTQIETEWNQIIAQNGDFKGIKDMRVRLGSSIDSTDIVVMDLQFNRADEQIVIIFDSSRSIIGLDFVEQ; encoded by the coding sequence ATGAAAATTAGTCGTTTTATCGCTGTTGGTACTTTATCCGTTTTATTAGGAGGATTTAGTTATCAAACCTCTGGCTATGCTCAAAAGTTACATTTACCTTTCCTTACCGCACAGTCAAACACTCAAGATACATCCGCAATCCTCAAAGAAAAAGCGGAAACAATGATTGAACTTTTTTTTGCTCAGGATTTTGAAAAAATAACTCCTTATGCAACCCCAGAATTAAGAGATGATTTATCTCAAGAAAGAATGGAGCGTTTATGGAATAGAGTTAATACCAAGAATGGTAAGTTTAAAGCCAGAAAACAAACTCAAGTTATTGAAACCCCCGGCAGTGATTTAGTTTTCGTTACCCTAGAATTTGAAAATGTGACTGAAGATTGGATCGTTATTTTTAATGATAGCCAAGAAGTTGTAGGGGTTGACTTTCCTAACATTGAAAATATTGAAACTATCGCTCAACGATTTGTGGAAGATATAGCGGAAGGAAATTACAGCGAAGCAAGAGGGTTTCTTCATCCTTTCCTCAAGGAAAGTATTTTTTCCACACAAATAGAAACTGAGTGGAATCAAATTATCGCTCAAAATGGCGATTTCAAAGGTATTAAAGATATGCGAGTGAGATTAGGTTCAAGCATTGATAGTACAGATATAGTTGTGATGGATTTGCAATTTAATCGTGCTGATGAGCAAATTGTCATTATTTTTGACAGTTCTAGGAGTATTATTGGTTTAGATTTTGTTGAACAATAG
- a CDS encoding cysteine desulfurase family protein, producing MQIYLDSCATTAPHPEVVKLVQEIMKDNWGNPSSLHFWGERSAMVLEKARFSVASLLNADSGDNIIFTSGGTEADNLAIFGTVYNYSQPQHIIISSVEHSAIASPVTMLEKQGWQVTRLPVNREGRVNPDDLRKSLRDNTVLVSIIYGQSEVGTIQPITELADITKTHSKALFHTDAVQIMGRYEVDVSALKIDLLSLSGHKFYGMQGAGALYIREGIELQPLIGGGGQELGLRSGTQALCAIAALGLASQLAQKDLESESLRLRELRDYFIDLVEQECPYLQLTGDRYYRLPHHASFIINHPHREITGRKMVRDLNLAGIGISAGSACSSGKSLPSPTLLAMGYSETEALRGIRISCDRTTTKEDLEWVVMVINQLMSR from the coding sequence ATGCAAATATACCTTGATTCTTGTGCCACTACTGCACCTCATCCAGAGGTTGTTAAATTGGTGCAGGAAATAATGAAAGATAATTGGGGTAACCCCTCTAGTTTACACTTTTGGGGGGAAAGGTCAGCGATGGTTTTAGAAAAGGCTCGTTTTTCCGTGGCTTCTTTGCTTAATGCTGATTCTGGAGATAATATTATTTTTACTTCTGGTGGCACGGAGGCTGATAATTTAGCTATTTTTGGCACGGTTTATAATTACTCCCAACCACAACACATAATTATTTCTAGCGTAGAACATTCTGCGATCGCATCTCCTGTTACTATGTTGGAAAAGCAGGGATGGCAGGTAACAAGATTACCAGTGAATCGAGAAGGCAGAGTCAATCCAGATGATTTAAGGAAAAGTTTACGGGATAATACTGTTTTAGTGTCTATTATTTATGGACAAAGTGAAGTCGGCACGATTCAGCCCATTACGGAGTTAGCTGATATAACAAAAACCCACAGTAAGGCTTTATTTCATACTGATGCAGTGCAGATAATGGGGCGCTATGAAGTGGATGTATCTGCTTTAAAAATTGATTTATTGTCTCTTTCTGGACATAAATTTTATGGTATGCAGGGAGCAGGAGCATTATATATTAGAGAGGGTATTGAGTTGCAACCTCTCATAGGCGGTGGAGGACAAGAATTAGGGCTACGTTCAGGTACACAAGCACTATGTGCGATCGCCGCTTTAGGGTTAGCATCCCAATTAGCACAAAAAGATTTAGAAAGTGAGAGTTTAAGGTTAAGGGAATTAAGAGACTATTTCATTGACTTAGTAGAGCAAGAATGCCCTTATTTACAACTAACGGGAGATAGATATTATCGTTTGCCCCATCATGCCAGTTTTATCATTAACCATCCTCATCGAGAAATTACAGGGCGAAAAATGGTGAGGGATTTAAACCTAGCTGGTATAGGTATCAGTGCGGGTTCTGCTTGTAGTAGTGGTAAATCTTTACCATCCCCCACTCTTTTAGCAATGGGATACTCAGAAACTGAAGCCCTCCGAGGAATTAGAATAAGTTGCGATCGCACTACCACTAAAGAAGATTTAGAATGGGTAGTAATGGTAATCAATCAATTAATGAGTCGTTAG
- the crtE gene encoding geranylgeranyl diphosphate synthase CrtE, which translates to MIKTDIKPNIDSPFNLKVYLQEKKEIVEKALDDSLPIEKPEKIYEAMRYSLLAGGKRLRPILCLAVAELLGQTEDVAMPTACALEMIHTMSLIHDDLPAMDNDDYRRGRLTNHKVYGEDIAILAGDGLLAYAFEFVAIKTSCIPSERIVKVLAILGKAVGANGLVGGQVLDLECEGKADVTADTLSFIHRRKTGALLEACVSSGAVLAGASEDDLARLSVYAQNIGLAFQIVDDILDVTATSEELGKTAGKDISAQKATYPRIWGLDTSRQKAEELIKNAIAQLDIYGDKAQPLRAIAEYIINRKN; encoded by the coding sequence ATGATAAAAACCGATATTAAACCTAATATAGATAGCCCTTTTAACTTAAAAGTTTATTTACAAGAAAAGAAAGAAATTGTTGAGAAGGCACTAGATGACTCTTTGCCCATAGAAAAGCCTGAGAAAATTTATGAGGCAATGCGCTATTCTTTGTTAGCTGGGGGAAAAAGATTACGCCCTATTTTGTGTTTAGCGGTAGCTGAATTGTTAGGACAAACTGAGGATGTGGCTATGCCTACGGCTTGTGCTTTAGAGATGATTCATACTATGTCATTGATTCATGACGATTTACCTGCGATGGATAATGACGATTATCGTCGGGGAAGATTGACAAATCATAAAGTTTATGGTGAAGATATTGCAATTTTGGCAGGGGATGGTTTATTGGCTTATGCGTTCGAGTTTGTGGCGATCAAAACATCTTGTATTCCATCGGAAAGGATTGTTAAAGTTTTGGCTATTTTAGGTAAAGCAGTTGGAGCTAACGGTTTAGTGGGTGGGCAGGTTTTGGATTTAGAATGTGAGGGAAAAGCGGATGTTACTGCAGATACTTTAAGTTTTATTCATCGTCGTAAAACAGGAGCTTTATTAGAAGCCTGTGTTTCTTCTGGTGCTGTTTTGGCTGGTGCTTCTGAGGATGATTTAGCGAGATTGTCGGTGTATGCCCAAAATATTGGTTTAGCTTTTCAAATTGTTGATGATATTCTTGATGTTACTGCTACTTCTGAGGAGTTGGGTAAGACTGCCGGAAAAGATATTTCTGCTCAAAAAGCTACTTATCCTCGTATCTGGGGTTTGGATACTTCTCGTCAAAAAGCAGAAGAGTTAATCAAAAATGCGATCGCACAGTTAGACATATATGGTGACAAGGCTCAACCACTACGTGCCATTGCTGAGTATATTATTAACCGTAAAAATTAG
- the ctpB gene encoding carboxyl-terminal processing protease CtpB, giving the protein MNQSGNESSRKKHPLLKSFLASFAIGGFLTSSIPLQARAEMVDSPKVVVDEVWQIINHEFVDRNFNRIDWIKKREELLEKNYSSKKQAYRAINQALKELGDPYTRFLPPEQFETLTSQTSGEVSGVGIRIAIDPRTQDLYIIETIRQSPAEEAGLQRGDRIVRIDGKPTALMDLDQASEALKGELGTDVNLEIARRGKPAFNVSVTRAQFEVPSVDFAMKREGELNIGYIKLEEFSSHAAEQMQKAIRELNQQKAQGFVLDLRGNPGGLLFASVDIARMWMSQGEIVDIVDRQGGHQTFSADNSAITDLPLVVLVDGDSASASEILAGALKENSRATIVGTNTFGKGTVQSVHSLSDGSGLAVTISRYYPPSGTNINKKGIAPDIVQALTREEQYLLSQDPSLIATKADSQYSKAIAILRTVGKLNHNNNSYGSILK; this is encoded by the coding sequence ATGAATCAGTCAGGTAACGAATCTAGCAGAAAAAAACACCCCCTTTTAAAGTCGTTTCTCGCCTCTTTTGCCATTGGTGGGTTTTTAACCTCTTCTATTCCTCTACAAGCTCGAGCGGAAATGGTGGATAGCCCTAAAGTAGTAGTGGATGAGGTGTGGCAAATTATTAATCATGAATTTGTCGATCGCAATTTTAATCGGATTGATTGGATTAAGAAAAGAGAAGAATTATTAGAAAAGAATTACAGTAGTAAAAAACAAGCCTATCGTGCCATTAACCAAGCCTTAAAAGAATTAGGTGATCCCTATACTCGGTTTTTGCCCCCCGAACAATTTGAAACTCTTACCAGTCAAACATCAGGGGAAGTTTCAGGGGTAGGTATTCGTATTGCTATTGATCCTCGTACTCAGGATTTATATATTATTGAAACTATTCGTCAATCTCCTGCAGAAGAAGCCGGTTTACAAAGAGGCGATCGCATCGTCAGAATAGATGGAAAACCAACCGCTTTGATGGATTTAGATCAAGCCTCAGAAGCCCTGAAAGGAGAATTAGGAACTGATGTAAACCTAGAAATAGCCAGAAGAGGAAAACCCGCCTTTAATGTAAGCGTCACCCGCGCCCAATTTGAAGTTCCTTCCGTGGATTTTGCTATGAAAAGAGAAGGAGAATTGAATATTGGTTACATCAAACTAGAAGAATTTAGTTCCCATGCCGCCGAACAAATGCAAAAAGCCATAAGAGAATTGAATCAACAAAAAGCCCAAGGTTTTGTCTTAGACTTACGGGGTAATCCGGGGGGATTATTATTTGCCAGTGTGGATATTGCCAGAATGTGGATGTCTCAAGGAGAAATCGTGGATATAGTTGACCGTCAAGGGGGACATCAAACTTTTTCTGCGGATAATTCTGCCATTACTGATTTACCCTTAGTGGTTTTAGTCGATGGTGATTCTGCTAGTGCTAGTGAAATTTTAGCGGGGGCATTAAAAGAAAATAGTCGAGCGACAATTGTGGGGACAAATACTTTTGGTAAGGGTACAGTTCAATCAGTTCATTCACTTTCTGATGGTTCAGGGTTAGCTGTGACAATTTCTCGTTATTACCCTCCTAGTGGCACAAATATCAACAAAAAAGGAATTGCACCCGATATTGTTCAAGCCTTAACCCGAGAAGAACAGTATTTATTAAGTCAAGACCCATCATTAATCGCCACTAAAGCTGATTCCCAATACTCAAAGGCGATCGCAATCTTACGTACAGTAGGCAAGTTAAATCATAACAATAACAGTTATGGCAGTATTTTAAAATAA
- a CDS encoding divergent PAP2 family protein yields MEVLRDIFSNKLLVIPLLACFLAQIIKVSVDTIANQKFSFRYIVSTGGMPSAHSALVGALATGTGQILGWSSPEFAIATIFAVIVMYDAAGVRQAAGKQARILNQIMDEFLRHEDFNEERLKELLGHTPFQVLVGLLLGILSSLFLLPLFSK; encoded by the coding sequence ATGGAAGTATTAAGGGATATATTTTCTAATAAACTTTTAGTTATCCCCTTATTAGCCTGTTTTTTGGCTCAAATCATCAAAGTTTCTGTGGATACTATTGCTAATCAGAAATTTAGTTTTCGCTATATCGTAAGTACAGGGGGAATGCCTAGCGCTCATTCTGCGTTAGTGGGTGCATTGGCTACAGGCACAGGACAAATTTTAGGTTGGTCATCTCCAGAATTTGCGATCGCAACTATTTTTGCAGTAATCGTTATGTACGATGCGGCAGGAGTTAGACAAGCGGCGGGAAAACAAGCGAGAATTTTAAATCAAATTATGGATGAATTTTTGCGTCATGAGGATTTTAACGAAGAAAGATTAAAAGAATTATTAGGGCATACTCCTTTCCAAGTTTTAGTCGGCTTGTTGTTAGGGATATTAAGTTCTTTATTTTTACTTCCTTTATTCTCTAAATAA